A genomic window from Helicobacter suis HS1 includes:
- a CDS encoding cell surface protein: MDKFRVRGVYGLFVCFMAIWLFLGCGHPRDIVPIYNFNYKEDITNTVNHNHLQTARQSSQQVTQHIKVKGDDLKKVVFLQENYYPLRQNEVGVEESHGKLFLTTHSLELQKFMQGEVFLTKQQTQTFTLNNTSTQITNIEGRLNTYQYSQKDQKNHSINTAYQRYALKQKTPTRFEIDIDKIPYQFDTQNCRIVIRKQLIDTFSHSKEVMINLDFKRELRNKASFDLFLECPR, encoded by the coding sequence ATGGATAAGTTTAGGGTGCGGGGTGTATATGGGCTATTTGTGTGTTTCATGGCTATCTGGCTTTTTTTAGGATGCGGACACCCCCGCGATATAGTACCTATCTACAATTTCAATTATAAGGAAGATATTACTAATACGGTAAATCACAACCATCTGCAAACAGCCCGTCAATCTAGCCAACAGGTTACACAACACATCAAAGTTAAAGGGGACGATCTAAAAAAAGTGGTTTTTCTCCAAGAAAATTACTACCCTCTTAGGCAAAACGAGGTGGGGGTAGAAGAATCGCATGGTAAATTATTCTTAACCACCCATTCCTTGGAACTACAAAAATTCATGCAAGGGGAGGTGTTTTTAACCAAACAACAAACCCAGACTTTTACGCTTAATAACACCTCAACACAAATCACCAATATTGAAGGCCGTCTTAATACCTATCAGTATTCCCAAAAAGATCAAAAAAATCACAGCATTAACACCGCTTACCAGCGCTATGCTTTAAAACAAAAAACCCCTACCCGGTTTGAAATTGATATTGATAAAATCCCCTACCAATTTGACACCCAAAACTGCCGCATTGTGATTAGAAAACAACTCATTGATACCTTTAGCCATAGTAAAGAAGTCATGATTAATTTAGATTTTAAGCGAGAACTACGCAATAAAGCAAGCTTTGACCTCTTTTTAGAATGCCCAAGATAG
- a CDS encoding transglycosylase domain-containing protein: MQSIADASESIKMQSQSVEEINASLETFKQDTQNNWVYLLYLWMQASIDVQKVVDYKPNVITKIVDSRGRLIANLYDKEFRIYAPFSEIPPRMVEALLAVEDTLFFEHGGVNLDAILRAFLKNLRNQKYAEGGSTLTQQLVKNMLLTRTKTLDRKIKEMILSVKLEQVLSKEQILERYFNQTFFGHGFYGIKTASLGYFKKPLALLTLKEMAMLVALPRAPSFYDPTKRLDFSLARANSIIKRMHDLGWITDDEMYLALNEVPKVYNTTLTQNVAPYVVDEVVRTLAFLPDLKTGGYTIKLYINLDYQKMAQDSLRLGYENVSHKLHESADSTLNGAMVVTETKSGHVLALVGGIDHQKSAFNRATQTKRQFGSAVKPFIYQIAFNNGLSSASLIPDVARSFNNDSTTSRQRHWRPKNDNHKFNGLVTLKSALTHSLNLATLNLVDYVGFDTIYRDLSAFGFENLPKNMSIALGSFGISPLEASMQYSLFSNYGNILEPILIESIVDAKGHDKPLKIPAPKTVLSKAQAFLTLSVLENVVENGTGRQAQVPGLEIAGKTGTSNNYVDAWFCGFSPSLQAIIWYGRDDNTSIGHGMAGGAVAAPVFADFMKKALKLNPALKRHFEIPEDVIKQTINGETYYTTKESQAPTMQTTAPLLF; this comes from the coding sequence TTGCAAAGTATTGCTGATGCTTCTGAATCGATTAAAATGCAAAGCCAGAGTGTGGAGGAGATCAACGCGTCTTTAGAAACTTTCAAACAAGACACACAGAATAATTGGGTGTATCTGCTGTATTTGTGGATGCAGGCCTCTATTGATGTGCAAAAGGTGGTGGATTATAAACCAAATGTGATCACTAAAATTGTAGATAGCAGAGGACGGCTTATTGCGAATTTATACGATAAGGAATTTCGCATTTACGCGCCTTTTTCTGAGATTCCCCCTAGAATGGTGGAGGCTCTTTTAGCGGTAGAAGACACGCTATTTTTTGAACATGGCGGGGTGAATTTAGATGCGATTTTACGCGCTTTTTTAAAAAATTTACGCAACCAAAAATACGCCGAAGGGGGTAGCACACTCACCCAGCAGCTAGTTAAAAACATGCTTTTAACACGGACGAAGACTCTAGATCGCAAGATTAAAGAAATGATTTTATCTGTCAAACTAGAGCAAGTGTTGAGTAAAGAGCAGATTTTAGAGCGCTACTTTAACCAAACTTTTTTTGGGCATGGGTTTTATGGGATCAAAACGGCAAGTTTGGGCTATTTTAAAAAACCTCTAGCGCTTTTGACTTTAAAAGAAATGGCAATGTTAGTAGCCCTCCCACGCGCCCCCTCATTTTATGATCCAACTAAACGGCTAGATTTTTCACTAGCTAGGGCTAATAGCATTATTAAGCGCATGCATGATTTGGGTTGGATTACAGATGATGAGATGTACTTGGCATTAAATGAAGTGCCTAAGGTTTATAACACAACTCTAACCCAAAATGTTGCCCCCTATGTGGTAGATGAAGTGGTGCGTACTTTAGCTTTCTTGCCAGATTTAAAAACGGGTGGATACACCATTAAACTTTATATCAATCTGGATTATCAAAAAATGGCCCAAGATTCCTTGCGATTAGGCTATGAGAATGTCAGTCATAAACTCCATGAGAGTGCAGATAGTACGCTAAATGGGGCGATGGTGGTAACAGAGACTAAAAGCGGGCATGTTCTAGCATTAGTAGGCGGAATAGATCACCAAAAAAGCGCCTTTAACCGCGCTACCCAAACCAAGCGGCAATTTGGTAGCGCTGTTAAGCCCTTTATTTATCAAATTGCTTTTAATAATGGGTTATCTAGCGCGTCCTTAATTCCAGATGTAGCCCGCAGTTTTAATAACGATAGTACCACCTCCAGACAACGCCACTGGCGTCCTAAAAATGATAACCATAAATTTAATGGCCTTGTAACCCTTAAAAGTGCGCTCACCCACTCACTCAATCTAGCCACGCTTAATTTAGTAGATTATGTGGGTTTTGATACGATCTATAGAGATTTAAGCGCCTTTGGATTTGAAAACCTACCCAAAAATATGTCCATTGCTTTGGGTAGTTTTGGAATTTCCCCACTAGAGGCAAGCATGCAATATTCGCTTTTTTCTAATTATGGAAATATCCTTGAACCTATTTTAATTGAAAGCATTGTTGATGCCAAAGGGCATGACAAACCTCTTAAAATCCCAGCCCCTAAAACCGTTCTATCTAAAGCACAGGCTTTTCTCACTCTCTCTGTTCTTGAAAATGTCGTAGAAAATGGAACAGGCAGACAAGCCCAAGTTCCCGGGTTAGAAATAGCGGGTAAAACAGGGACTTCTAATAACTATGTAGACGCGTGGTTTTGTGGGTTTAGCCCCAGTTTACAGGCCATTATTTGGTATGGGAGAGATGATAATACCAGTATTGGACATGGCATGGCAGGTGGCGCGGTGGCTGCTCCTGTTTTTGCTGATTTTATGAAAAAAGCCCTCAAACTCAATCCCGCTCTCAAACGGCATTTTGAAATCCCAGAAGATGTGATCAAACAAACAATCAATGGAGAAACCTATTACACCACCAAAGAATCCCAAGCGCCTACGATGCAAACTACCGCCCCCTTACTTTTTTGA
- a CDS encoding methyl-accepting chemotaxis protein yields MNALLSKLRISTKIVMSVCFIVVLGIAILGFIVSNKVRNTTRVNTIEVLSSEIEEGASRLQRNINRMFVALKNLDMDLASIDLAHNEKERDKLMRRFLNDEHHVKIVSVISFKSPHDFYMAHRIGKSIEILKTNNCYNPDIYHRVAQSHSLQKSRPYFKDIDGEKIFGFDFGIPLKKVQNGNAEVVGVIVAFVSIDSFSEMVLRKQQDTFLMQENGYLLLVYDGKLQGKLLNEVNPDPSAKKVVGLTREGYSGVVNYHALRTNKDSFLFVKAFDIFDKVDSGSFKFNWALARFVSRDEVFAVAYELQKLILIAGSVVLLILIVAVYLLVRYLVGNRIVVVSTTLDGFFRLLNDPKKGGDVHIVKTNVLDEIGRMQQSINTNVLRIHENTKADNTTIEDMLNVVRHIKEGDFTQKIAAIPNNPSLLQLKELFNDVITYLQQHIGSHMQVINQAFERYKALDFTQGIANPSGDMEKAVDDLGAEIKRMLRTSLDFASALTQESQGLKTCVDNLTNSANQQNKNLIQTSKSIEAITEGIASISQKSEGMIAQGQDIRDIVEIIKDIADQTNLLLLNRLKCKARVWRRSTRL; encoded by the coding sequence ATGAATGCACTGCTTTCTAAACTAAGGATTAGTACAAAAATTGTTATGAGTGTGTGTTTTATTGTGGTGCTAGGGATTGCAATTTTAGGCTTCATTGTTAGTAATAAAGTACGCAATACAACAAGGGTGAATACCATTGAAGTTTTAAGTTCTGAAATTGAAGAGGGCGCATCGCGTTTACAGCGCAATATCAATAGAATGTTTGTTGCGCTTAAAAATTTGGATATGGATTTAGCCTCCATTGATTTAGCCCATAATGAAAAAGAACGGGATAAATTAATGAGACGATTTTTAAACGACGAGCACCATGTCAAAATTGTTAGCGTTATTTCTTTTAAGAGTCCTCATGATTTTTACATGGCACACCGCATAGGAAAATCTATTGAAATTTTAAAAACTAATAATTGTTATAACCCAGACATTTACCACAGGGTGGCACAAAGCCATAGCTTGCAAAAAAGTAGACCCTATTTTAAAGATATTGATGGTGAAAAGATTTTTGGCTTTGATTTTGGCATACCTTTAAAGAAAGTACAAAATGGCAACGCTGAGGTAGTGGGTGTGATCGTTGCCTTTGTGAGTATTGATAGTTTTAGTGAAATGGTTTTGCGTAAGCAACAAGATACCTTTTTGATGCAAGAGAATGGGTATTTATTGCTAGTCTATGATGGAAAACTTCAGGGTAAACTTTTAAACGAGGTTAATCCCGACCCTTCGGCAAAAAAAGTAGTTGGTTTGACACGAGAAGGTTATTCAGGGGTGGTAAATTACCATGCCTTGCGCACCAATAAAGATAGCTTTTTATTTGTTAAAGCCTTTGATATTTTTGACAAAGTGGATTCGGGTAGTTTTAAATTTAATTGGGCTTTGGCTAGATTTGTCAGTAGAGATGAAGTTTTTGCCGTCGCTTATGAATTACAGAAGTTAATTTTAATTGCCGGCAGTGTTGTACTGCTTATTTTAATCGTTGCTGTGTATTTACTGGTGCGTTATTTAGTGGGTAATCGTATTGTGGTGGTCTCTACTACTCTAGATGGGTTTTTTAGATTGCTAAATGATCCTAAAAAGGGCGGTGATGTCCATATCGTTAAGACAAATGTGCTTGATGAAATTGGACGCATGCAACAATCTATTAATACAAATGTTTTAAGAATCCATGAAAATACCAAAGCCGATAATACAACGATTGAGGATATGTTAAATGTTGTGCGCCACATTAAAGAGGGGGATTTTACCCAAAAGATCGCAGCTATCCCTAATAACCCAAGCTTATTACAACTTAAAGAACTTTTTAACGATGTGATCACCTATCTCCAACAACACATTGGCTCACATATGCAAGTGATCAACCAAGCCTTTGAGCGCTATAAAGCTTTAGACTTTACACAAGGCATTGCTAATCCTTCTGGGGATATGGAAAAAGCTGTTGATGATTTAGGGGCAGAAATTAAAAGAATGTTGCGTACTTCTTTAGACTTTGCTAGCGCGCTTACTCAAGAATCACAGGGTCTAAAAACCTGTGTGGATAATTTAACCAATAGCGCTAACCAGCAAAATAAGAACTTGATACAAACTTCTAAATCTATAGAGGCCATTACAGAGGGCATTGCTAGTATTAGCCAAAAGAGTGAGGGAATGATTGCACAAGGGCAAGATATTAGAGATATTGTAGAAATTATTAAAGATATTGCCGATCAAACCAATTTATTGCTTCTGAATCGATTAAAATGCAAAGCCAGAGTGTGGAGGAGATCAACGCGTCTTTAG
- a CDS encoding chemotaxis protein CheW, whose protein sequence is MALKELFEKQKKGDKEEKPEENEEILQFIGFIIGNEEYAIPILNILEIVKPIGYTRVPETPGYVLGVFNLRGNVFPLISLRLKFGLPPEKLNKDMRYLVVRHNDQIAGFYIDRLTEAIRIKQSDIDPVPETLLENNQLIYGIGKREDKLVSILKVEEILKKDF, encoded by the coding sequence ATGGCATTAAAAGAGCTGTTTGAAAAGCAAAAGAAAGGGGATAAAGAGGAAAAACCGGAGGAAAACGAGGAAATATTACAATTCATCGGTTTTATTATTGGTAATGAGGAATATGCGATCCCCATTTTGAATATTTTAGAAATTGTCAAACCCATTGGTTATACACGCGTACCTGAAACCCCCGGTTATGTACTAGGCGTGTTTAATTTGCGGGGTAATGTTTTCCCTCTAATTAGTTTACGGCTTAAATTTGGATTGCCCCCTGAAAAACTCAATAAAGACATGCGTTATCTAGTGGTGCGCCATAATGATCAAATTGCCGGGTTTTATATTGATCGCTTAACAGAGGCAATTCGCATTAAACAATCAGATATTGATCCCGTACCCGAGACCCTTTTAGAAAATAACCAACTCATCTATGGTATTGGCAAGCGAGAGGATAAATTGGTTTCTATCTTAAAAGTAGAAGAAATCTTGAAAAAAGATTTCTAA